ACATCAACGGCGAATACGTGCTCAACCCCGGCCAGACCGAGCGCAAGAACAGCCAGCTCGATCTGGTCGTCGCCGGTACCGAATCGGCCGTGCTGATGGTTGAATCCGAAGCCCAGCAACTGCCCGAAGACGTGATGCTGGGCGCTGTGGTCTATGGCCACGAGCAGGGCAAGATCGCGATCAACGCCATCCATGAGCTGGTGCGCGAAGCCGGCAAGCCGGTCTGGGACTGGCAGGCGCCGGCCAAGGACGAAGCCTTGATCGCCAAGGTCAACGAACTGGGCGAAGGCCTGCTGCGCGCGGCCTACCACAACCGCAACAAGCAGCTGCGCACCCAAGCCTGCCGCGAGGCCTATGCCGCAGTCAAGGCGGGCCTTGCCGAGCAGGGCGTGGAGTTCGACGCGGTGAACGTGGACAACCTGCTGTTTGAACTGGAAGCGCGCATCGTGCGCAGCCAGATCCTCGCGGGCGAGCCGCGCATCGACGGGCGCGACACGCGCACCGTGCGCCCCATCGAAATCCGCACCGGCGTGCTGCCGCGCACCCACGGCTCGGCCCTGTTCACGCGCGGCGAGACGCAGGCGCTGGTACTGACCACACTGGGCACCGAGCGCGACGCGCAGCGCATCGACGCGCTGGCCGGCGAATACGAAGACCGCTTCCTGTTTCACTACAACATGCCGCCCTTTGCCACTGGCGAGGTCGGGCGCATGGGTTCGACCAAGCGCCGCGAGATCGGCCACGGGCGCCTGGCCAAGCGCGCGCTGATTGCCTGCCTGCCGAGCAAGGACGAGTTTCCCTACACCCTGCGCGTGGTCTCCGAGATCACCGAATCCAATGGCTCGTCGTCGATGGCTTCGGTCTGCGGCGGCTGCCTGTCGCTGATGGATGCGGGCGTTCCGATGAAGGCGCACGTCGCGGGCATCGCCATGGGCCTGATCAAGGAAGACAACAAGTTCGCGGTGCTCACCGACATCCTGGGCGACGAGGACCACCTGGGCGACATGGACTTCAAGGTCGCCGGCACCACGGCCGGCATTACCGCGCTGCAGATGGACATCAAGATCCAGGGCATCACCAAGGAAATCATGGAGGTCGCGCTGGCCCAGGCCAAGGAAGCGCGCATGCACATCCTCGGCAAGATGCAGGAAGCGCTGGGCGGCGCCAAGGAAGAGATTTCCAGCTTCGCGCCCAAGCTCTACACCATGAAGATCAACCCCGAGAAGATCCGCGACGTGATCGGCAAGGGCGGCGCCACCATCCGCCAGTTGACCGAGGAAACCGGCACGCAGATCAACATCGAGGAAGACGGCACCATCACCATCGCCAGCAACGACGCCGCCAAGGCCGACGAGGCCAAGCGCCGCATCGAACTCTTGACGGTCGAGGCCGAAGTCGGTCAGGTCTATGAAGGCCCGGTCACCAAGATCCTGGACTTTGGCGCGCTGGTGAACATCCTGCCCGGCAAGGACGGGCTGCTGCACATCAGCCAGATCGCGCACGAGCGCGTCGAGCAGGTCAGCGACTACCTGAAGGAAGGCCAGATCGTCAGGGTCAAGGTGCTGGAAACCGACGACAAGGGCCGCGTCAAGCTGTCCATGAAGGCGCTGCTGGAGCGCCCCGCGCGCGAAGACCGCGCCGAGGGCGACAACGGCGGGCGCGGCAGCTACGGCGAGCGCGGCCATCGCCGCAACGGGCGCGAACATGAGCGCGCCCCGCGCGACGAAGCGCCGCGTGACGAGTCCGGCGCTCAGGGCGAGGCCTGAATATATTTAAAATGATAGCTGCAAGCGCTTG
The DNA window shown above is from Comamonas sp. NLF-1-9 and carries:
- the pnp gene encoding polyribonucleotide nucleotidyltransferase; translation: MTIFNKITKTFQWGQHSVTLETGEVARQAGGAVLVRMDDTVVLATVVGSRNPKPGQDFFPLTVDYIEKTYAAGKIPGNFFKREAKPSEHETLTSRLIDRPIRPLFPEGFYNEVHVVIHTVSLNPEVDADIAALIGTSAALAISGIPFNGPIGAARVGYINGEYVLNPGQTERKNSQLDLVVAGTESAVLMVESEAQQLPEDVMLGAVVYGHEQGKIAINAIHELVREAGKPVWDWQAPAKDEALIAKVNELGEGLLRAAYHNRNKQLRTQACREAYAAVKAGLAEQGVEFDAVNVDNLLFELEARIVRSQILAGEPRIDGRDTRTVRPIEIRTGVLPRTHGSALFTRGETQALVLTTLGTERDAQRIDALAGEYEDRFLFHYNMPPFATGEVGRMGSTKRREIGHGRLAKRALIACLPSKDEFPYTLRVVSEITESNGSSSMASVCGGCLSLMDAGVPMKAHVAGIAMGLIKEDNKFAVLTDILGDEDHLGDMDFKVAGTTAGITALQMDIKIQGITKEIMEVALAQAKEARMHILGKMQEALGGAKEEISSFAPKLYTMKINPEKIRDVIGKGGATIRQLTEETGTQINIEEDGTITIASNDAAKADEAKRRIELLTVEAEVGQVYEGPVTKILDFGALVNILPGKDGLLHISQIAHERVEQVSDYLKEGQIVRVKVLETDDKGRVKLSMKALLERPAREDRAEGDNGGRGSYGERGHRRNGREHERAPRDEAPRDESGAQGEA